In Helianthus annuus cultivar XRQ/B chromosome 3, HanXRQr2.0-SUNRISE, whole genome shotgun sequence, a single window of DNA contains:
- the LOC118490282 gene encoding probable mitochondrial import inner membrane translocase subunit TIM21, producing MIRSSSRSLHKLASLCRSWSSVSSSRSPISSQITVTAIRRLTTDVTSLNRRETGNFSSLVNLRSRFHVSRVNSEARSFASKASRSTSENASQSRKEVTTVEDPFDAPTYNIPEKPMTFTEGASYSVVILAGLGIAAAAGYGVFKELIFEPKEYKVFNKALKRIQDDSQVRVRIGSPITGYGQESRNRAARQRIPNRVWKDDDGVEHVEVNFYIRGPHGAGKVFAEMFKDNEDKQWKYMYLQVEIHSPSPSRMLLESYLPA from the exons ATGATTCGATCTTCTTCACGTTCGTTACACAAATTAGCTTCGTTGTGTAGATCCTGGTCGTCCGTTTCATCATCCCGATCACCGATATCCTCACAGATAACTGTCACCGCCATTCGCCGGTTAACAACCGATGTGACGTCACTTAATAGACGAGAAACCG GAAATTTCAGCTCTTTAGTTAATCTACGGTCGAGATTTCATGTTTCTAGGGTTAATTCTGAAGCGAGATCGTTTGCATCAAAAGCTTCACGATCAACAAGTGAGAATGCGTCACAG AGTAGGAAAGAGGTTACTACCGTTGAAGATCCATTTGACGCACCCACTTACAATATACCGGAAAAGCCAATGACATTTACCGAAGGAGCTTCGTATAGTGTTGTTATCCTGGCAGGACTTGGAATTGCTGCTGCAGCGGGATATGGTGTCTTTAAAGAACTTATATTTGAACCCAAAGA GTACAAGGTTTTTAACAAGGCCCTGAAGAGAATTCAAGATGATAGTCAG GTGAGGGTTAGGATTGGCTCGCCTATAACTGGATACGGTCAAGAAAGCAGAAACCGGGCAGCTCGTCAACGAATCCCTAATAGAGTCTGGAAGGATGATGATGGTGTTGAGCATGTTGAG GTAAATTTTTATATCCGGGGCCCACATGGAGCTGGCAAGGTTTTCGCCGAGATGTTTAAAGACAACGAGGACAAGCAATGGAAGTATATGTATCTTCAAGTCGAGATACACTCGCCATCCCCGTCAAGGATGCTGCTTGAATCTTATCTTCCCGCCTGA
- the LOC118490283 gene encoding 3-hydroxyisobutyryl-CoA hydrolase-like protein 1, mitochondrial, with protein MQSLSTTTRRRFLHRSSLNLINQIIRRSSSTLTINTPLSDHPPISDPDSNSAVLAEHNACSRTVLLNRPSSLNALNTSMGKRLQKLYKNWEENPDIGFVVMKGRGRAFCAGGDIVYVHDMIRKGNIEGCKEFFWTLYKFMYFVGTYLKPHVAILNGITMGGGAGVSIPGTFRVATDKTTFATPETLIGFHPDAGASFHLSHLPGYLGEYLALTGDMVNGVEMVACGLATHYSLSANVPAMEDCLKKLITDDPSVVESCLQKYSDLDYPSNASVIRRTETLNKCFSLDTVEEIIDALESEAGKTNDGWCDSILKKLKYASPLSLKVALRSIREGRFQTLDQCLIREYRMSLQGVVGQISSDLHEGVRARLVDKDFAPKWDPPSLEHVTQDMVDQYFSPLIPLEPDLDLPTKQREAFT; from the exons ATGCAGAGTTTATCAACAACAACACGACGTCGTTTCCTTCATCGTTCCTCTCTAAACTTGATCAATCAAATCATAAGACGATCATCAAGTACCCTCACCATCAACACCCCTCTCTCCGATCATCCACCCATCTCCGATCCCGATTCCAATTCCGCC GTGTTAGCGGAACACAATGCATGCTCAAGAACCGTGCTTCTCAACAGACCCTCGTCCCTTAACGCACTCAACACTTCCATG GGAAAGAGGTTGCAGAAACTGTATAAAAATTGGGAAGAAAATCCTGATATAGGTTTTGTGGTAATGAAG GGTAGGGGCAGGGCGTTTTGTGCCGGTGGAGATATTGTTTATGTTCATGATATGATaagaaaag GTAATATTGAAGGATGCAAGGAATTCTTTTGGACTCTATATAAGTTTATGTATTTTGTTGGGACTTATTTAAAGCCACAT GTGGCTATCTTGAATGGGATTACGATGGGTGGAGGGGCTGGAGTTTCCATTCCAGGAACGTTCAGGGTTGCAACTGATAAAACT ACTTTTGCTACACCTGAAACATTAATCGGTTTTCATCCTGATGCGGGAGCTTCCTTTCATCTTTCACATCTTCCCGGTTATTTAG GAGAGTATTTAGCTTTAACAGGAGACATGGTAAATGGAGTAGAAATGGTTGCATGTGGACTTGCTACACATTATTCGCTCAGTGCA AATGTTCCGGCAATGGAAGATTGTCTTAAGAAACTAATAACCGATGATCCTTCTGTCGTTGAATCGTGTCTTCAAAAGTATAGTGATCTTGACTATCCCAGTAATGCAAGTGTTATCCGCAG GACCGAGACACTTAACAAATGTTTCAGCCTTGATACTGTCGAGGAAATCATTGATGCCTTG GAAAGTGAAGCTGGAAAAACTAATGACGGATGGTGCGACTCCATCTTGAAGAAACTAAAATACGCATCACCTTTGAGCTTGAAGGTTGCCTTGAGATCC ATACGAGAAGGCCGGTTTCAGACTCTTGATCAATGCCTAATTCGTGAATACCGGATGTCATTACAAGGAGTTGTTGGACAGATTTCAAGTGATCTCCATGAG GGTGTTCGGGCACGATTGGTGGATAAAGATTTTGCACCAAAG TGGGACCCACCAAGCTTAGAACACGTAACGCAAGACATGGTGGATCAGTACTTCTCTCCCCTCATTCCACTCGAGCCTGATCTGGATTTGCCTACGAAACAACGAGAGGCGTTCACGTAA